The genomic DNA TGGTTTTTTTGACTAATACAGCTAGAAAAAACTGTTATTTTCTTTGAGAATAGTGTATGATGGATTTTGTAAATATAAAACTGGAGGGTTTATCGTGGAATTATTCGATAGCTTAAAATTTAAAGTCGTACGCCGTAATATCAAAATTGTTTTCCCTGAAGCAACAGATCCTAGAATATTAGGTGCTGCTGCCCGCTTAAAATCTGATGAATTAGTAGAACCAATCTTAATTGGTGATCCAACAGATATCGCAAATGCTGCTATGGCTCGTGGAATCAACACATCAAACTTTATTATTATCAACCCCAATGATTATGAAAAATGGGATGAAATGGTCGAAGCATTTGTTGAACGCCGTAATGGAAAAGCTACTAAAGAAGATGCTGAAAAAATCTTAAAAGATGTCAACTATTTCGGTACTATGTTAACTTACATGGGTATTGCTGATGGTATGGTTAGTGGTGCTATCCACTCAACAGGTGATACAGTTCGTCCTGCGTTACAAATTATTAAAACAAAACCAGGCGTGAGCCGTACAAGTGGTGCTTTCTTAATGATTCGTGGTCGTGACCAAGAAAGATATTTATTCTCAGACTGCGCGATTAACGTGAACCCAACTGCACAAGAATTAGCTGAAATTGCTGTTGATAGTGCCAAAACAGCTGAATTATTTGACATTGAACCTAAAGTTTCATTGTTAAGTTTTTCAACAAAAGGTTCTGCAAAAGCACCAGAAGTAACAAAAGTTGCTGAGGCTACAAAAATTGCGCAAGAATTAGCACCTGAATATGCGATTGATGGTGAATTACAATTTGATGCTTCTTATGTATCTTCTGTCGCACAATTAAAAGCGCCCAACTCAAAAGTTGCTGGAGAAGCAACAGTCTTTGTATTCCCAGATTTACAATCAGGAAACATTGGCTACAAAATTGCTCAACGTTTAGGTAACTTTGAAGCAATTGGCCCAATCTTACAAGGATTGAACAAACCAGTTTCTGATTTATCACGTGGTGCAAACGAAGAAGATGTTTATAAATTATCAATCATTACAGCTGCTCAAACATTAATGAACGACTAATTAACTATGTCGAAGCATGATAAATAAGCAAAGTAGAAGTTGAGGTTCCCAGGACACTTGGGCCTCAACTTTATTTTTTTGAAGCTGCCACTAGTCAACTTATTGAATTTTCGGTATACTTTCATACATAGATTCTTGCAGATGGGAGGCAAAAAAATGAATATTGTCCTGAACAATCCATTGGAAACAGAAGCAATTGCTAAAATCATTGGACAAAAGGCACAAGCTGGTGATGTAATTGTCCTGACTGGTGATTTAGGGGCCGGTAAGACGACAATGACGAAAGGGATTGCTTTAGGATTAGGCATTTCCCAAATGATTAAAAGTCCCACCTATACGATTATCCGAGAATATCCACAAGGACGACTTCCGTTATACCATATGGATGTCTATCGTGTTGAAGAGGGTGCGGATGAATTAGGGTTAGATGAGTATTTTGAAGGAGATGGGCTATCCGTTGTAGAATGGGGCAGCTTGATTGAAGAAGAATTGCCAGAAGATTATTTAGAAATTATTTTAAATAAAGATTCTCAAGAAGCTGACAAGAGAGTTCTTGAATTCCGCGGAACTGGTCCATTGGCAGAAGAAAGAATAGCAGAGATTCTGAAAACGTGGGAGGCTCGCGAATATGTCTGAACAAACATTTTCTATTCGAGAAGCAGTGCCTACTGATGCGGATCAATTACTATCTGTGATGTCAAAAATTGGGAGTGAAACGCCCTATTTGGTAATGGATGAGCGAGGAATGGCCATGTCGACAACAGAATTGGCTGAAAATCTAGCAACACTCTATGAATCGCCAAATAATGTTTTATTGGTGGCATTAGCGGGAGAAGCGATCATTGGGACCGCATCTGTGTCTGCTTCTTCTAAAAAGCGGATGGAGCATATTGGTGAAATCGGCATTAGTATTTTAAAACAGTACTGGGGCTATGGACTGGGCAGTATCCTGATGGAAGAACTTATTCGCTGGGCGCATGAAAGTCATGTTATTCGTCGCTTGGAATTAACGGTACAGGATCGTAATCAACGAGCGATTCATGTCTATAAAAAATTAGGGTTTGAAACAGAGGCAATTATGCCTCGGGGCGCCAAAACAGACCAAGGTGAATTTTTAGATGTTCATTTAATGCGTTTGCTGATTGATTAATTATTGGTTAATAATTTTAATTTCTTAAATAATCGAACGATAATTGCATGAAAAAACAAAATTTTCGCAATTATCGTTTGTTTCATATTTATTTTTCTGATATTTTTGTTATAATTATAGAAGAATTTAACGAAAAAATGAAAATTTATTTTGGGAAGGAATGTAAGAAATGGCGAAGGCAACGAAAATGAATGTTAACTATCGAGAGTCGATCTTGGATCGTGCGTATCGTTTAGAGCTAATAAAAAAAGATGAGTATGCAAAACATCAAGAAAAATTATCATTATTAAATGAAAAATTGTCTGACGGGGAACCAGCTCAATTTGATGCAAAAGAAGAAACGTTTTGGAAAAAAATTTCGCAAAAAGTTATTTTATAAAAGTAATACATACGAATAAGAGCGTACACATAGAAAGAAGCGTAAGCAGTGTTAAACTGCTTACGCTTCTTTTTTAATGAACAGGAATAACTGTTTCACGCTTAATTAATTTGTGAGGAATAACGAGACGGACACCATTTGTCAATTCTTCGTGGATTAATTCATATAATTTTTTCATCGCCATTCGACCTAATTCTGACGTGTCGATGTCAATGCTTGTTAGATAAGAATGTGTCAATGTTGAAAAGATTGAGTTGTTAAAACTAATAATGGATAACGTTTCAGGAACTTGATAACCATAGATTTGCGCAAGTTGCATCGTCCGCAAAGCAAAGATATCATCAATCACCACCAACGCCGTGGCATTATTTTGATGAAGAATGTCATCAAAAGCCATGTAATCTTCAGGTTTTTCTAACGCAACGCTTGGTAAAACAGTTAATCCTTGCATCATCATTGCTTTTTGATAACCAAAGTAACGTTCAAAGTACAAACTTTCATGCGTTGTATTGGTCACAAATAAAATATTTTTATGGCCGTTTTCAATTAAAAATTCCGTCGCTTGTTTCCCTAATAATTGATTATCATTATCCACGTAAACTATTTCCGTTTCATGTTGGTAAGGTTGACCAATTAAAGTAAAGGGAATGTTGTTTTCATATAAGTAATCAATGACGGGGTCCTTACTATCTGAATACACAAGAATAAAACCGTCCACTTGCTTTTGAAGATGCATTCTTTTAACGTTTTCCAATAGTACATCAAAGCTTTTGGCAGTTGCAATAGCAGTAGTCATATCATAAAGACGGGCTTCCTCGTTGATGGCTTCCATAATTTCTAAATAAAATGGATTCCCTAACCGTTCTTTCGAATCTAAAGGAGGTAAAATTACGCCAATGGCACTTGAAATTCGTTTACCCAAATTCCGTGCCGTCATATTTGGCACATAGCCTAAGTCATCCATGACTTTTCGCACTTTCTTTTTTGTCGATTCAGAAATACTTGGATGATCGTTAATGACACGCGAAACGGTTGAAGTTGCAACCCCCGCTTTCTTAGCGACATCTTTTACTGTAATTGCCATTTTTGCCACGCCTTTCTTAGTGATTATAGAAGGTTAAATTGATAAACCGTTTGGTAGGTTTGCTTTTTATTAGCTGGTAATAAAATAGAGCCCCACTGAGGATGATGAACAATGTCTGGATACTCTTGTGGTTCAATTGCTAAGCCATAGTTTGAATGCATCGCTTGTCCATTAATAGAAAAAGGAGCCTCAAAACCAGTCGTAGAAAATAATACCATACTTTGGTTCGTTGTTGCTATCGTCATTTTTCTTCCAGAAGTAGGTTCTTGTAAGCATAATTGTGGCTGTCTTAAGTCAGAGCCAACTAAGGAGAAAACATCATCTAACCCGGTTGGATAGCGTTGGAGGATTGTTTCGATAGGTGTCAGTTCATTAAAACGTATGGATAGTTCAGAAGCTGGTAAAATCCGTCCAGTAGGCAGCTTATTATCGTCTAATTCTAACATACCTTGACAGTTCAAAGATAGCAAATGTGACAGAATGTCTAACTTTCCATCGCCAGATAAATTAAAGTAGGCGTGGTTTGTAGGATTAAAAAGTGTTTCCTGTTTACTCCGTCCAGTACTGATCATTCGTAAATGATTATCCTCTAGCTGATAAGTGATGGTGGCCTCAATTGGTCCAGGATAGCCAGAAATGGTGTCGGTTAAATGAAAAGCAACGCCAATGATATCCTTTTTTTCAAAGGGCTCGACT from Enterococcus faecalis includes the following:
- the pta gene encoding phosphate acetyltransferase gives rise to the protein MELFDSLKFKVVRRNIKIVFPEATDPRILGAAARLKSDELVEPILIGDPTDIANAAMARGINTSNFIIINPNDYEKWDEMVEAFVERRNGKATKEDAEKILKDVNYFGTMLTYMGIADGMVSGAIHSTGDTVRPALQIIKTKPGVSRTSGAFLMIRGRDQERYLFSDCAINVNPTAQELAEIAVDSAKTAELFDIEPKVSLLSFSTKGSAKAPEVTKVAEATKIAQELAPEYAIDGELQFDASYVSSVAQLKAPNSKVAGEATVFVFPDLQSGNIGYKIAQRLGNFEAIGPILQGLNKPVSDLSRGANEEDVYKLSIITAAQTLMND
- a CDS encoding GNAT family N-acetyltransferase, producing the protein MSEQTFSIREAVPTDADQLLSVMSKIGSETPYLVMDERGMAMSTTELAENLATLYESPNNVLLVALAGEAIIGTASVSASSKKRMEHIGEIGISILKQYWGYGLGSILMEELIRWAHESHVIRRLELTVQDRNQRAIHVYKKLGFETEAIMPRGAKTDQGEFLDVHLMRLLID
- the tsaE gene encoding tRNA (adenosine(37)-N6)-threonylcarbamoyltransferase complex ATPase subunit type 1 TsaE; this encodes MGGKKMNIVLNNPLETEAIAKIIGQKAQAGDVIVLTGDLGAGKTTMTKGIALGLGISQMIKSPTYTIIREYPQGRLPLYHMDVYRVEEGADELGLDEYFEGDGLSVVEWGSLIEEELPEDYLEIILNKDSQEADKRVLEFRGTGPLAEERIAEILKTWEAREYV
- a CDS encoding aldose epimerase family protein, with product MKDNRITVTDIPSTNLKKITLKNDFLEVVLLNYGARLHQLLMPNKNNHWENILLSYDSYQDVLKDQSFFGATVGPVAGRIRNGHWQNGILEQNSDGHHIHGGSKGWSFQYWTVEPFEKKDIIGVAFHLTDTISGYPGPIEATITYQLEDNHLRMISTGRSKQETLFNPTNHAYFNLSGDGKLDILSHLLSLNCQGMLELDDNKLPTGRILPASELSIRFNELTPIETILQRYPTGLDDVFSLVGSDLRQPQLCLQEPTSGRKMTIATTNQSMVLFSTTGFEAPFSINGQAMHSNYGLAIEPQEYPDIVHHPQWGSILLPANKKQTYQTVYQFNLL
- the bopD gene encoding LacI family transcriptional regulator BopD, with protein sequence MAITVKDVAKKAGVATSTVSRVINDHPSISESTKKKVRKVMDDLGYVPNMTARNLGKRISSAIGVILPPLDSKERLGNPFYLEIMEAINEEARLYDMTTAIATAKSFDVLLENVKRMHLQKQVDGFILVYSDSKDPVIDYLYENNIPFTLIGQPYQHETEIVYVDNDNQLLGKQATEFLIENGHKNILFVTNTTHESLYFERYFGYQKAMMMQGLTVLPSVALEKPEDYMAFDDILHQNNATALVVIDDIFALRTMQLAQIYGYQVPETLSIISFNNSIFSTLTHSYLTSIDIDTSELGRMAMKKLYELIHEELTNGVRLVIPHKLIKRETVIPVH